A genomic segment from Xyrauchen texanus isolate HMW12.3.18 chromosome 21, RBS_HiC_50CHRs, whole genome shotgun sequence encodes:
- the LOC127661497 gene encoding inner centromere protein-like, with protein sequence MSRSSSPAAHWDHLEAWLSAMTDTVLPKDARDLQPLGREQLDAELDSLMAHDPTRSYNHKEWTKIIGSLAHNLVAQARKNEKSNLDLEQEAAALKLQAEEARRNQTKTQSQLDQLRLEAEEQRKEEDETDPEQKKEVERLQNALENLRRVTDQREQSERTAREELDEKLQQAESLLTRAETALKDRDAKARACEKHLNMARAEIHELIQHRDHLQYEIDTVHNELKHLDKLARNIPTFTPNPAGGHDVHAYLQDIDFHLHTVPNVTMRDRVYLLRITSSRDVRSFLDRQPETVKSDYLQLRQAFIREFSDPESEQGLIAAMDLKQARLEIPQAYYSRIRRAYFGARNKPGMEEDFNFKTLFLRNLHPTVSHHLGVLACPRSMTTQQLRDLAHKAFTKQKIASE encoded by the exons atgtcccgttcatccagtcccgcagcccactgggatcacctcgaggcctggttgagcgcaatgacggacaccgtcctacccaaggatgccagggacctacagcccctaggtcgagagcaactggacgccgaattggacagcctgatggcccacgatccaacacggagctacaaccacaaagaatggaccaagatcatcggaagtcttgcccacaatctcgtcgcccaggcacggaaaaatgagaaaagcaacctcgacctggagcaggaggccgcagcactaaaactccaagctgaggaggcccgtaggaaccaaaCCAAAACTCAGAGTCAactagatcagctacgcctcgaggCCGAGGAACAAcgaaaggaagaggatgaaacggacccagaacagaaaaaggaagtagaaagacttcaaaatgccctggaaaaccTTCGCCGAGtcacagaccaaagagaacagtcaGAGAGAacagccagagaggaactcgacgaaaagttgcaacaagccgagtctctccttacaagagcagagactgcactaaaagacagagatgctaaagccagagcctgtgaaaagcacctgaacatggcccgagctgaaatccatgaacttattcagcacagagaccatctccAATATGAAATTGACACTGTTCACaatgaactgaaacat cttgacaagctggccagaaacatccctaccttcaccccaaatcctgcaggaggccacgacgtgcacgcctacctgcaagacatagactttcacttgcacactgttcccaacgtgaCCATGCGGGACAGAGTGTACCTGCTAAGAATTACGTCTAGCCGCGACGTGCGCAGCTTCCTGGATCGacaaccagagactgtcaaatcagactacctacagctacggcaggccttcatcagagaattctctgatccagagtcagaacaaggactcatcgccgctatggacctcaaacaggcccgactggaaaTTCCACAGGCCTACTACAGCCGCATCCGACGAGCCTACTTCGGAGCACGGAACAAACCTGGTatggaagaagatttcaacttcaaaactcttttcCTCCGGAACCTGCATCCCACggtgagccatcacttaggggtcctggcctgccctcgtagcatgactacccaacagctgcgagacttagcccataaagctttcaccaagcagaagattgcttctgaa